Part of the Zingiber officinale cultivar Zhangliang chromosome 6A, Zo_v1.1, whole genome shotgun sequence genome, GAATTTAAAGCGCAGCAGACCGAGATTTTACGTCCGTGTGCAACTGACGACCCTCGACTCCTGAACCTCCATTGCAAGCGTCAGACACCCTTtcagctgatccagcccgtgggggccATGTTCATAAGATAGTGATACTATGTAGAACTGATTTGGAGTCATAAGATGAGATCAATGGGATCGGATCATAGAATCCTATTAAAAACCTAACTGATTTCTATTGACATAGTAATAATAATCGTATTCAACCTAGGATAGTATTGATTCTATCGATCCTAAGCAATCATAATGATTATATTCCGACTCCACcacaaaaataatttcaaatgatCAAAAACTGATTTGGTACTTTCAGGTTATAAGATCGTATGATCATATGATCTAAATCATGATTCAataaatcataattatataaatcataattatagtatttaattgtaattattataataattttagaagaaataatattataataactatCGAGTGGTTATTATATGCTGCGTAGTTACTAGGATAACATTAGATAAAGAGTGTTTTAGATAAAACATTCGAGGGACATTTTTTTTTAGACTTTTTTTacaaatgatttttttattatttgtatAATTTAGTAGgctcttttaatttattttgttttcCTATGAAAAGTTCGTTTACTGTCCACTCAAAAGCCATGTTGCTGTCTCCTGTGTACTCCTAGACAGTAAAACCAAGTGAAATAATGACTTAATTAACTAGGCATTATAGCGTAATTAAGAGGGATTAGTGACGCATTTAAATTAAATCGCTCACGCAGCGTTTAAACCTCTCGCCCTCAAAAGCGTGACCTTGGTACTTTCTTCACGAGCGGACGGGCGTTGGAGCAGTGGAAATCTTCGCGTCGGCTTCGCCCCTCGACAAGGAGTCGCCTTTAATCCTCGAAAGCAACGATCTCCAACTTCTCTCCTTTCCCCGCTTCCGAGGCCCCCAATTCCTTTGACCTCATCATTGGAGATCTGGATCTTGATCGCTATGCCCCTATCGTTTGAAGCAGGTACTGGCTTCTTCAGATTTTCCGATTACTGTGTCGACCTTTCGAGTGCTCTTCATGTTTATTCAGTCTATCTGTGGAGAGCTCATCGTCTTTTGGTTATTTGCAGATAAGGTTGTTTCCGGAACGGGTTGAGTTCGTGTTTTGGTGGTTTCGTGACTGTATGTGCCATTTGGGTCTGCAACTTGTGGAGtaactcttctttttctttttttttcacttgTTAGTTTTGTTCTCTGCGGTAGTTATCGTCTTCGTTGATCAATTTGGCAGACCGAACCTGTCGTATTTTTGCCTTCTGGCGGGATTTTAAGATTCCAAAATTGAAGctctttggatttggatttttgtCTTTTTGTGAGgtaatagaaaattttcttttcttgattCGTGAAGAAAGGTAAAAGTTTATCTTTTTAATATTTCGTTCCCATTTTCATAAGAAAAAATCCTGAACTTAACTGTTCTCTAAGAATCGGatagcttttcttttctttctagtACAAAATTCCTAGCTTTTCTTTCTGGTGCAAAATTCCTAGCTTTTCTTTGTGCAGTGCTGGATGGAAGCTTTTACGCGTGTTTAAGAGATCAAGTGATTCACAGAAGGCTTCAATTTAGCTGTTATTGTCCATGTTGAAGAGGAAATTTCCATTATTATGAAGGGTGGTAACGTGGAGGTGATCAGCAGCAAGGGCTGTTCAAGACTCCTCGTTGGCTCTTCAACCTTCCTTCCAAATGCAGATAGTCTAAGATTCATGGCATCTCCTGcttcttcatcgctttctgagTCAACTCTTCCTTTGCCTCGGGGTCCTTTCACGGGCCTAGTTATTTGTGTTACTGGCCTCTCCAAAGGTGCTAATGAAGTTTATTGTTTAGTTTGTTAATGTCATCTacaatttttgttaaaataataTCCTATGTTATCTTATTTTAACTTTTGTGACTAACTAGAAATCTAGAACATTATTGCAAGGTGCTTTTGAAGCTTGACACAATCCTATTTTAGTTTGGAACTAATCAGGAGTTATGGTACGCTTATTTAGGTATCCCTGTATCAGTCtgcattttgaaatttgaatgcaTTCGTGAACTAGTGTATTCTTTTTTCATGGGAAATACCGAAATAGGATAAAATGAGACCATTAATGAAAGTTCATTGATAACTTCCAAGGTTCATTTTCCTAACTTTTTATCTTTCATTAAAAGAATGGTTTTGATTAACCTTCAATTACCAATGTTATGATATCCTCTTAAAAGTGCTAGTTTTTAATCACAAACTTATTCATTTTGTATCTCCTCTATTATTTTTTGTGACAGAAGCAAGAAAAGAAGTCATGGCAGCGACTCACAGGCTAGGTGGTCAGTACAGTGGATGTTTGAATCCTCAATGTACACATCTCGTTGTGCAGATATCCTAAAATAGATGCATTTGTTTCAGTTTCATCTCAGTTCTCATTTTAGAACTTGCAACACTACCTTAGTTTCCTGTGCCATTTAAAATTGATAGTGAAAATATTCTGTCAACTACAATAACAATCTGTTGATTCTGTTGTTCCTTGACTGTAATACAGCTTTACTGgtagaaaatttgaacatgcgaTGCAGCATGGATCAAAGAATGGTCTTTTTGTTGTTACTTTAGGGTGGTTTGTGGACAGTGTAAACAGAAAGAGTAAGCAAATATTGCTTTGATCTTTGGGTGTAACTTAAAGATTTATCGTTTGAGAATTTCATTTTTAATGTTTACCACTAATCCTAATGCCATATATTATCAATCATGGTCATTGTTATTTTAAGTGATTGTTCAAAAGCAATGCTTATAGTTTTTGCCGCTTCCTGCTACAGCGAGATTGAGTGAGACTCTTTATAGTGTAAAAAGTGTTGGAGAGAATGGCTTGCCTTCGGGGGAGTTAAATCGAATTGTTGGGGTTCCCCGAAGTGACAAATCTTGTCTCCCAAGTCCTTCCTTTGAAGATGGCAAATCATTGGGTAGAGGGTGGCAAACTCCAATAAAGGCTCCCAACAAAGAACAAATTCTTTCTGAACCTGTTTTTTCCAACAATTTTATCTACATTGATTCAGAAATTTCAGATGATATGAAGAAAAAGGTAATAAACTGTACTCTGTGAAGTGTAATTTTGTGTCTACAATATCATGATGGCATTTGTTAGTTTGATATTAACTATATGAATTTTTCCAGCTGATTAGATGCATTAAGAGGTTTCGGTTCATTCCTGTCTTGCTGATCTCCATTCTATGTTTGCATTCTTGTTCAGCATTATTATTTATAGACAAATTTCTTTTTTGATTCTATCTGATAGTGTAATGTgctaatcattttaaattttggtAGTGATTTATTAATAAGGAACAGTTGAATGCCCATGTGGTCTAGTTAACTCACTGTCATTGATGAGAAAAGAGGAGCATGCATCTGCATGATATGCTGGGAGAAATTATTTGCttcttataaggaattatatttaGATTTATCTCATCAAAGTTCTGTATTGTCTAGAAGTACTTGGTGCTTGCCTAGTCGTTTGCTTGACAAAGTAACGTGGGACAAGGAACGATTGAAGAGGAGAGTTCTAATACTTTTGTTCCATCCAAGGAAACTATAATTAAGGAAGCATTTCCCAATTCTTTCCTATGAGTATTTTCTTCTACTCTCGTTCGTTTGCTAATTGTTTCCTTCCCTCATAAGAAAGAAGACCTAAATAAACATTACTTATTTCCAAACATAATTATGGTCTACTTGTTAATTTATCAAGCTTCGAACATGTATGgcatttaaagttttcaacataACTTATTTTTAACTTATTATAGGTTGTTGAGTCAGCTACAAAAGAAGGCGCCACTTTTTTGGACAACTGGTTTATTGGTTGTCATGCAAGTCATATTGTCTGTGAAGGTCCTTCTATCCGTAGATACATTGGTCTTGCTAATAACATTGTAACTGTAAGCTTTGTtgcacctctctctctctctctctctaaaaTTTTTCATTTAGTACCTTATCTGTTTGATGTTGTGTCAGCCGCTATGGATACTGAAAACAGCAAAAGAGAAGTGCATACAGAGGCTCGTACATTTATCCTCTGACATAGCTAAGCAGGTGAACATGATTCTTGAGAGTGATCAGGATGCTGGAGAGGTATTCAGGTTTCCCTTCTAAGTTTTAAGCTTTAAGTTTAACGACAAAGTTATCCTATTTTGcttcattttaaatatattttcatgagGTCTCATAAAAAGTCGATGAAAGTTTGTTGGATAAGATATACTTTCTTCAGCCAGATAGCTACATCACAAACAGTAGAAAATGTTTTCTATTTTTAAGGGGCCCATCAGTATACTTACCGTACAACATCTCTGTTATATGATTTCTTCAGAGTTCTACATCAATACTGTCTTTTGAAACTTCAAACTTTGTTTTGTTCTTTTTTCATTCTTTTAAATTTGTTCCTATAGCCAATTAGGTTTTCCCAGCCTAAGTTATAACCACATCTTTTAGGTTAGCTTTAGAGGAAGTGGTCATCCTGTTGCTTTGAGGTACAGTCACTCTCTTCCACATGTAGACGATGTGAAAATTGAAGAAAGGCTGAAGACTGTTGAGTTGGCAAAGTTGGGAGTGAGGAATCGTCGCAACCATCGCATGCAAGTAAGAACCTTTGTCATTGTATGAGAGTCCTCTTAAGATTTTGCACTCATGTTCAGTATTGCTCGAGCCCAGTCTTGTCAGGTTCCGATCCATCCAATCACCCCCAACACTCTTTTGGAGTCTATCTGCTGGACAGTATCCGAGCCAGTGTCATCCACCCGTATCTACACAGAGTCCTCTTGGATTGAAGATGCAACCGAGCAACACCCATCTCGTTCTTTAGGTGATGATGGCAATTCTGAAGCATCTTTCGAAGACTTTTCACGCTCACTTAGAGAAAGGTACTCACTAAAATTCTACTGCTTTTCAAATATTGTAAAAGTTTGTTGGAGTCACTGACTTTCTATTATCATCCATGTGGCTTCAGTGAGAAGAGGGAGGTCATCTTAAGAAGTCACTTCCTTACCATACTCTTCCCACTCGATCGCTTTGGCGAGCTAGGCCCTTCGTCCAGAACATTTTTCAGTGATAATGGATTTACTTGTATCCAGATTTTGGAACATATATACCACTTTTATCAGGTAAACAGTTCTGCAACTCCTTGTAATAGAGTTTGGCCAATTTTTTCTTTCACTCACACAAATAAGCTTGCAACAGCAGTTCCAACTATCAACTCTATTTAGTTGCAATTTTCTTcacaatttcaaaaattattcagCTTTCACattatttcttctttttgttggTGTTGTATATATGTTTTCAGGAGAACATGACGACGGTTGAAATCAACCTTGCAATACACACAGACTCGAGGCATGCTGATCGACTTAGAGCACTCTATGCAAGCAAAGAATCAAAAGAACAAGGTTTTGTGGCATTCAAACGTGTAGATTTTCTTGGAAGCAGACGTAGCTTTGAAAAACTAAAGAGAGTAAGCGGGGAAAACAATGGAAATTTGTACGAACTTTTGATAAGAGCATGAACATTGCATCCATTTTGTCgcctttaatttttatttttttatgtacaTTTGTCGCCCTTTGTGTAAAAAATTAATACAAGAGCAAAAAGTTGCAGAGAATTTTGGGCTATGATTTGGTACATTAGTAAAAGATAAAAATTGCAGGATGTTAAAGTATATATTTAGACATACGAGGATTGAATAAAATAAGTAAAGATAATATTAAAAGAAAAGTTAGGGTTATATTtattaaggaaaatttttaaaagatatatttaaaatagtgTGACATATACTTAACAATCAAtaaataaatgctctagttattTTACCTTCAAAAATCTGTCATGGTAAAAGAGaataatatttttcttatttgaagGGGAATGTAATTATGTAAATTTCACAGTACGAGAAGATAAAAAGGATGAcgatttttgtttttcaaattctagtaattttttggaaaagaaaaaaataaaagcattTCCATTTCAATCTTAGGATAATAAGACAAAAAGTCAACATCTAAAATGTGTTCTACATTTTTATCTAGGGATGATAATTTCTGATTCGACATGAAAATACGATTCCAattgcataaaaaaataaaattagggtAAGATTTTATTAAGTTCAGGTCGAGTTCAGGTCGGCATGATTGATACGATTAATAAATAGATCAAGTTCGAGTCAACTTGAAATGATCCAATTACAATATGCAAatccatttataaatattttcaagTTCGGTTCGGGTTGGATTATAGTTGAGTTCGGGTTAAAATaagtatatttttataaaattgatCTTTTCGGATTGGATTCAAGTTGA contains:
- the LOC121996212 gene encoding uncharacterized protein LOC121996212 isoform X2; the protein is MKGGNVEVISSKGCSRLLVGSSTFLPNADSLRFMASPASSSLSESTLPLPRGPFTGLVICVTGLSKEARKEVMAATHRLGGQYSGCLNPQCTHLVVQSFTGRKFEHAMQHGSKNGLFVVTLGWFVDSVNRKTRLSETLYSVKSVGENGLPSGELNRIVGVPRSDKSCLPSPSFEDGKSLGRGWQTPIKAPNKEQILSEPVFSNNFIYIDSEISDDMKKKVVESATKEGATFLDNWFIGCHASHIVCEGPSIRRYIGLANNIVTPLWILKTAKEKCIQRLVHLSSDIAKQVNMILESDQDAGEVSFRGSGHPVALRYSHSLPHVDDVKIEERLKTVELAKLGVRNRRNHRMQVPIHPITPNTLLESICWTVSEPVSSTRIYTESSWIEDATEQHPSRSLGDDGNSEASFEDFSRSLRESEKREVILRSHFLTILFPLDRFGELGPSSRTFFSDNGFTCIQILEHIYHFYQENMTTVEINLAIHTDSRHADRLRALYASKESKEQGFVAFKRVDFLGSRRSFEKLKRVSGENNGNLYELLIRA
- the LOC121996212 gene encoding uncharacterized protein LOC121996212 isoform X3 codes for the protein MAATHRLGGQYSGCLNPQCTHLVVQSFTGRKFEHAMQHGSKNGLFVVTLGWFVDSVNRKTRLSETLYSVKSVGENGLPSGELNRIVGVPRSDKSCLPSPSFEDGKSLGRGWQTPIKAPNKEQILSEPVFSNNFIYIDSEISDDMKKKVVESATKEGATFLDNWFIGCHASHIVCEGPSIRRYIGLANNIVTPLWILKTAKEKCIQRLVHLSSDIAKQVNMILESDQDAGEVSFRGSGHPVALRYSHSLPHVDDVKIEERLKTVELAKLGVRNRRNHRMQSCQVPIHPITPNTLLESICWTVSEPVSSTRIYTESSWIEDATEQHPSRSLGDDGNSEASFEDFSRSLRESEKREVILRSHFLTILFPLDRFGELGPSSRTFFSDNGFTCIQILEHIYHFYQENMTTVEINLAIHTDSRHADRLRALYASKESKEQGFVAFKRVDFLGSRRSFEKLKRVSGENNGNLYELLIRA
- the LOC121996212 gene encoding uncharacterized protein LOC121996212 isoform X1, producing MKGGNVEVISSKGCSRLLVGSSTFLPNADSLRFMASPASSSLSESTLPLPRGPFTGLVICVTGLSKEARKEVMAATHRLGGQYSGCLNPQCTHLVVQSFTGRKFEHAMQHGSKNGLFVVTLGWFVDSVNRKTRLSETLYSVKSVGENGLPSGELNRIVGVPRSDKSCLPSPSFEDGKSLGRGWQTPIKAPNKEQILSEPVFSNNFIYIDSEISDDMKKKVVESATKEGATFLDNWFIGCHASHIVCEGPSIRRYIGLANNIVTPLWILKTAKEKCIQRLVHLSSDIAKQVNMILESDQDAGEVSFRGSGHPVALRYSHSLPHVDDVKIEERLKTVELAKLGVRNRRNHRMQSCQVPIHPITPNTLLESICWTVSEPVSSTRIYTESSWIEDATEQHPSRSLGDDGNSEASFEDFSRSLRESEKREVILRSHFLTILFPLDRFGELGPSSRTFFSDNGFTCIQILEHIYHFYQENMTTVEINLAIHTDSRHADRLRALYASKESKEQGFVAFKRVDFLGSRRSFEKLKRVSGENNGNLYELLIRA